In Setaria italica strain Yugu1 chromosome I, Setaria_italica_v2.0, whole genome shotgun sequence, the genomic window TTTACATTTTTGCTATACAAATTGGTAGAAGCAAAAATAGTTTATCAATTTTTGTAGGTACAGTGTCAGTCTAGATTCGCCTCACGATGGCCGCAGTCAACAAGACAAGCTACCCTAACAATTTTTTCCCAAAGAGCTCCGCCGACTGCCGTACTATTATTAGAagaaattcttttttttaaaaaaaaatgaattggtCCAGTTTATAAGGAAAACCATAGCCCTAATAATTCATCGCACTAAAGCTTTCATCATGTGTTTTCCTTGCCAGCTGACATTCAATTCAATTTACATACTATAGGTTTTATATTATTTTGATTTAGTTCACCCAGAAGCGTCTAATAAAAACAGATACTATGACAAAAACTGACCATTTATATTGCATGCAACAATGCCCTTATTACAAATAAATGGAAAGCATTTAAATTGATATATGGATTTCAACAAAGGACCCAACTCAATGAAATACTTTGCATGAAATTTACCAGGGAACACCAAGCAAATTAAAATTGTATATTTTTCTCCATATATGCAGAATGTATTCGAGGAGAGCTAACGCCATACATTCATGATGGAGAAAATAGAGAATGCATATCTTAGTCATGAACTAAAGTCCACCAATAACAGTTGAACAAAGACCTTTTTACCCCTACTACCCACCTTGTTCCACCGCACGCCTAGTACCCCTGTTCTGGCACCAAGTCATGAATCAGAGAAGTTACATAGAGATTCTTCACATTAGCATCATCGAGAATCATCAAGGATTTCAGATTGGTACCCAAGGGAGTGGTGGGCAACTCAGGTACGGCTAGCTTCCTCGGCGGCGAGGGTGCGGAGGGCGGGGACGCGCCTGCCGCAGCCCGACCGCTTCTTGCACTTCCCGAACAGCAGCACCCACACTAGTAGCAGGGTgaacggcgacggcggggatGAGGAGGCTGCCCACCTCGACTTCCCTGTTTCCAGCGGCATCGGGCGGAAGGGGACAAGGGGCAGGGAAGCCACAGGCGGAGGCGGAAGAGGCGCAGCAACGGGCAGACGAAGTGGGTCACTGTCAGCGGAGGTCGATGggttggtggaggcggcgctaGGCCCCACGGATGTGGAGGCCGCGACGGAGAAGAAGGAGGCACCGGctgaggggaaggaggagaaggggacGGATGTTGCAGCCGATGCCGCGCCGGCAGAGGAGAAgaaggtggaggcggcgacagccgaggagaagaaggcggcgggagggagggcaTTAAATGAGAGGCAGGGGTGTCCACAACATACTTTAGTCTAGTTTAGTCCACCTCATGTGGACTAGAAGACTAAAGTCTTAGATCCACCTGTTTAGatgtttagggactaaaagtgTATAAAAATAGTGGAGTAAAGTTTAGTTCGGAGGAACCAAACAGCCTCAGGAATACCACTGGTTGAGCAATACTGTACCGGGTCGACAAGTGGATATCGGGAAGAGAGAGAGCGCCTTGACCAGCTCTGGCCTGGCGCATTGGCATCTCCAAGACTCCAACTCCAAAGCCATGAGCAAGTTCCAAAGCCGGAGGCGTTCGCGCTCTCCCCACAAATTATGCAAAAGCGAAAGCTTCCTCCCCTTTTCCATTTAAGGCCCTGCAGCAAACGGACCCCCCTTTCCAGAATTGTGCATTTGTACTTGGAGGGAGCAAGGTGCAGGATCTCGTACGTCGCAGACGGTCGCAGGCAGCGTCAATTTTGGGCTTGGCGTCTTCTGGCCAGTGTCCCCCACTGCAGGCTTACGATACAGTAGCGTACTGCAGCGGCATCACTGAGTCGCTGCcacttcattttttattttttgatctATATCTCTTGGCTAGCTACCCGTATAGTCTCCTGGCTCTACATGTAATCTCACACACATGACTCCAGAAGATATTAAAGTACTGCAGGTGAAACAAATGTAGGGAGGGACAGAAGGCTTTTTTGTTCCTCTCCCCCCTGGGCCTCTCCTGCCAAACCGAGTAAAAAACCTCTGGTCTACATTTGAAGGAAGAACTAAACGGACTGAGAAGACCACAATGCTCCAAGCACATGATCAAGATATAGCTCTAGTCGTCTAGACCCACTGACCTAGGTTTTAGATGGTGGAATAAGCGAACATATTTGACCTAGGTAAGGCTTGAAACTTTGGCTATGTTGAAACATTCAATATCTGACCGGAAATTATCCACGCCAGCAAGTTGTGTGTGAAACTGAAAACACATGCGAAAGCGACCACGAAAGTGTTTTTGCTATTGCACAGGTAGAGGAGAGAAGCAAATGGTTATAATAGAAACATCATTCTACAGCAAGATACAATCAGAATATAATACCACATTACAAATCAAAATGGAGAAAAAAGAAACGCTGGAAACACAAAACATCAGATCTCACTGACCTTTAGTTTATTGAGCTTGCTCTTGCATGAATCCATCTCTAGCTTTCCTCCTGTCCCTTGATTAACCACCACTACTTTGTTTTTTTAACACACCTGATGATTTCCAATGCTTCCTCCTCATGTGCAGACACATGCATTATATTATAGCACCCAGATGAAAGGTCTCTCCAATGAACCATCCAGCATGCATATCGTGTTGACCTCAGTTCCATCAAGGCTAGCTTCAGCTCTCAGTTCCGGATAGCTAGACTAGCTTCTGCACCATTTGAACCTCTGTGATGTACGTCTTCTTCATGTTGATGAGAATTCGGTGTAGCAAGGCATGGATCAGAACTGTGGCCGgactccgcccccgccgcctccactccAGCCTCCGAAATTGTCTCCCGGGAGCTGGTAGGCCCCTACATTCCCGGCGAGGTTGTAGAGCgacatgccgccgccgcccgcgtcgcCTCCAGTCACACCAGAGGACTGAGAAGCCGTCGGCTGCTGCCCTTGGGGTCCAGCCGACTGCGCCACTTGATCTTGCGGCTCcgctccgccggcggccgcggccgtctcctcttcctccccctccaGCGGCAGCCTCTCGTACACCGCGTTGGCGAACGACGCCGCCATCAAGACGACGGGCCCCGCGGCCACCAGCGGGCCCACGACGCTCCCGCCGATGACCTGGCCCTGCCCACCGGAGAGGAAGACGGTGAGACCGCTCACGCCGGGCGGAGCCGGTGGGGGCAGCACCGTGCCGGTGAGGGAGAGGATCTCGAACCGGCCCCGCAGCGTGGCCACCATGCTCCCGGGGGGCGACGCGCCCGGCTGCCTGAGCGCGACGTTCACGACGGCGCCCCCGCCGCTCAGGACGCACACGccgcggccccggcggcgcgcgTACTCGGCGACGCAGTCGACGACGTCCGCTCCCGCCGCGACCTCGAGGACGTGCGAGTGCAGCGCGTTGGGGCTGTCGCGCGTCACGATGATGGGCGGCTTGGGCTTGTTCTTGGAGCCCGGCGGgcgcccgcgcggccgccgcgtgggcccgcccgacccgCTGCCCCCGCTGCCACCCTCGGCCGGGACCATGGCCGACGAGGACGGCTggtcgctgccggcgccgcccccgctgccgctcccgcccgcctcGGCGCCCTCGCCCGCGGGGCTCTTGTCGGGGGACATCTTGTGGTGCTCCATCTTGACGTGGGAGTTGGGCGACAGCGGCGATGGCTGCTGCGGCCGGAGCAGCTGGTGGAAGTAGCGCGAGCTGCCGCCCCCGCCGGGGTCCATTCCGGGCATGGCCGCGTCATCTGGCCGCTCCCACCACTTGCCGGCCGCCAGCTTCACGGTCTCGATCGGCGCCGCGCTCCTCGCGTGCAGCTAGGTAGCAGCAGCTTCTTCCCGTTCCTCGcctcaccaccaccgccgctgcaCGGCAGCCTAAAACCTGCTTGGACCTGGACACAGAGCCTTTGCCCCTTATAAAGCAGCTTAATTTGCATGCCACAGTACATCAGAGAGCGCGAAACCAAGTCGAAAACCAAACGGCGAGCTAGCAGCTTCacatggaatggaatggaacaGCACGAAATGGGAGAGATCTTTTCCTTTCCTCTATCCTCGACGTTTTGACTTGTCTTGAGACAGGACGCTAGCGATGATGGAATTGCAGATGCAGCGATGCACTGAGTGGTAAAGTTCTTTACCTCCGGCAGAAGCGAGCTTTCTCCTCGACGACGCTGTGCAGCAGAAGCTTGTAGTTTTGGCAACCTCGCCGGCTAGCTGCCTCCAATCCTAAACGAGCAGCACCGCAGAACACAACCGGCCTCTCGATCGACAGCAGCAAGCGAGAGAGGACGCAGAGACGAGGAGAGGCCGTGCGTTTATAGCTAGGCGCAGGAGCTAGTCGCAGCCGGGATCTAGTAGGAGAAGACTGGGTCTAGACGTGGCGGCGGGAGGCTGGACGGTGGCTGATATAATGAAGGCACGGGGACGGAGGATCAGAGAGCCACCgtaccggcgcggcggcgctgagGGAGCTGAGGCAGGCGAGAAGAGACGGGAGAGCGTGCGGCGTGCGCGGCCCCCGAATTAAAGGCAGGCGGGCAGGCAGGCGAgcgagaagggagggagggagggacggaGGGGGACGGCGAGGGATGGGGGGTGGCGCTGCTGATAAGGTCCCTGCCTTTCCCTCCCTGCCCCTCTCTATCTAGTACCGCCTCCCGGTCCGGGTCCAATGATCCAATCCCCTCTCCCACCCACCAACTCCCCCCCGTTTTTACTCGGCCGGGCACGGGCTGGGCGCCCAGCGGTGGGTGTACGTGTAGGCCAGGCCGTGGCGGGCCAGCGCCAAGGAAAACCCGCAAAGCAACACGCCGTGGACT contains:
- the LOC101777490 gene encoding AT-hook motif nuclear-localized protein 25 — its product is MPGMDPGGGGSSRYFHQLLRPQQPSPLSPNSHVKMEHHKMSPDKSPAGEGAEAGGSGSGGGAGSDQPSSSAMVPAEGGSGGSGSGGPTRRPRGRPPGSKNKPKPPIIVTRDSPNALHSHVLEVAAGADVVDCVAEYARRRGRGVCVLSGGGAVVNVALRQPGASPPGSMVATLRGRFEILSLTGTVLPPPAPPGVSGLTVFLSGGQGQVIGGSVVGPLVAAGPVVLMAASFANAVYERLPLEGEEEETAAAAGGAEPQDQVAQSAGPQGQQPTASQSSGVTGGDAGGGGMSLYNLAGNVGAYQLPGDNFGGWSGGGGGGVRPQF